The following proteins are co-located in the Gordonia polyisoprenivorans genome:
- a CDS encoding electron transfer flavoprotein subunit beta/FixA family protein, protein MTNIVVLIKQVPDTWSERKLSDGDYTLDREAADAVLDEINERAVEEALQIKEANGGEVTVLTAGPERATEAIRKALSMGADKAIHIKDDALHGSDAVQTAYVLARALGTVEGVELVIAGNEATDGRVGAIPAMIAEYLELPHLTHLRKLTLEGETLTGERETDDGIYHITAELPAIVSVNEKINEPRFPSFKGIMAAKKKEVQVVGLAEIDVEADEVGLANAGSEVTSSTPKPPKTAGERVTDEGDGGVKVAEYLVAQKII, encoded by the coding sequence ATGACAAATATTGTCGTTCTGATCAAGCAGGTCCCTGACACCTGGTCCGAGCGCAAGCTCTCCGACGGCGATTACACCCTCGATCGTGAGGCCGCCGACGCGGTTCTCGATGAGATCAATGAGCGTGCGGTCGAAGAAGCGCTGCAGATCAAGGAAGCCAACGGCGGCGAGGTGACCGTGTTGACGGCCGGTCCGGAGCGGGCGACCGAGGCGATCCGCAAGGCGCTGTCGATGGGTGCCGACAAGGCCATTCACATCAAGGACGACGCCCTGCACGGCTCGGATGCGGTGCAGACCGCCTACGTGCTCGCCCGTGCGCTGGGCACCGTCGAGGGTGTCGAACTCGTCATCGCCGGTAACGAGGCCACCGACGGTCGTGTCGGGGCGATCCCGGCGATGATCGCCGAGTACCTCGAGCTCCCGCACCTGACGCATCTGCGCAAGCTCACGCTGGAGGGCGAGACCCTGACCGGCGAGCGCGAGACCGACGACGGCATCTACCACATCACCGCGGAGCTGCCGGCGATCGTCAGCGTCAACGAGAAGATCAACGAGCCGCGCTTCCCGTCCTTCAAGGGCATCATGGCCGCGAAGAAGAAAGAGGTCCAGGTCGTCGGCCTGGCCGAGATCGACGTCGAGGCCGACGAGGTGGGTCTGGCCAACGCGGGCTCGGAGGTCACCAGCTCCACCCCGAAGCCGCCGAAGACCGCCGGTGAGCGTGTCACCGACGAGGGTGACGGTGGCGTGAAGGTGGCCGAGTACCTGGTCGCGCAGAAGATCATCTAG
- a CDS encoding DUF4334 domain-containing protein: MSDTLSSSTKLTVDQARARFADLRAADGTVDDADLDAIWAALPTLRPEEMLGRWRGGEFTTGHKVNGMLPRVGWYGKTFISRSEVQPLVCRNADGDLYSNTELGKGEASLWMIEFRGEVTASMVYDGQPVIDHFKKVDDTTVMGIMNGKGGVVDGRHLYFYLDRD, encoded by the coding sequence ATGTCCGACACACTCTCATCCTCGACGAAGCTGACCGTCGATCAGGCGCGTGCCCGATTCGCTGACCTGCGCGCGGCCGACGGTACCGTCGACGACGCCGACCTCGACGCGATCTGGGCGGCGCTGCCGACCCTGCGCCCCGAGGAGATGCTGGGACGTTGGCGCGGTGGCGAATTCACGACCGGACACAAGGTCAACGGGATGCTCCCGCGGGTCGGTTGGTACGGCAAGACCTTCATCTCGCGCTCCGAGGTGCAGCCCCTGGTGTGTCGCAACGCCGATGGCGATCTGTACTCCAACACCGAACTCGGCAAGGGCGAGGCCAGCCTCTGGATGATCGAATTCCGCGGTGAGGTCACCGCGTCGATGGTCTACGACGGCCAGCCGGTGATCGACCACTTCAAGAAGGTCGACGACACCACCGTCATGGGGATCATGAACGGCAAGGGCGGAGTGGTCGACGGCCGGCATCTGTACTTCTACCTCGACCGGGACTGA
- a CDS encoding GNAT family N-acetyltransferase translates to MFTRPAPTRLPAVARAMPGLAFISGMTSGPVTALTCTDRGLSRRTLVHAGPLRIVLTDDPADIAAAQRFRFEVFAAEPGFSDDIGDAESRRDADHFDDHCEHLLARHDEHGIIGCARLLPPPRAIAAGGWYSSTEFDLTGLDEIASMTVEMGRACVATGHRDGSVTALMWASILRYLQESGYRYLMGSVSMPLGGPAIDGAARGSALRGARDELNERYPARWRVHPHESPRIDGVALDDIPAPARVQLPPLMRAYLRLGARVCGDPAVDPAFDVGDFPTVLDLECANLRYLDRLRDTVLRLGGAA, encoded by the coding sequence GTGTTCACCCGACCAGCACCGACACGACTACCCGCCGTCGCACGCGCGATGCCCGGTCTGGCTTTCATCTCAGGTATGACATCTGGACCTGTTACCGCTCTGACCTGCACCGACCGTGGCTTGTCCCGTCGCACCCTGGTGCACGCGGGGCCGTTGCGGATCGTGCTCACCGACGACCCGGCCGACATCGCGGCCGCCCAGCGCTTCCGGTTCGAGGTTTTCGCGGCCGAACCGGGATTCTCCGATGACATCGGCGACGCCGAATCCCGCCGCGACGCCGACCATTTCGACGACCACTGTGAGCATCTGCTGGCCCGGCACGACGAGCACGGCATCATCGGCTGCGCCCGGTTGCTGCCGCCGCCACGCGCCATCGCCGCCGGCGGCTGGTACAGCTCCACCGAATTCGATCTGACCGGGCTCGACGAGATCGCCTCGATGACCGTCGAGATGGGCCGGGCCTGTGTGGCGACCGGACACCGGGACGGGTCGGTCACCGCGTTGATGTGGGCCTCGATCCTGCGCTACCTGCAGGAGTCGGGGTACCGCTACCTGATGGGGTCGGTGTCGATGCCGCTCGGGGGTCCGGCGATCGACGGTGCGGCTCGTGGCAGCGCGCTGCGCGGCGCGCGCGACGAACTCAACGAGCGCTACCCGGCCCGGTGGCGGGTGCATCCGCACGAGAGTCCCCGCATCGACGGCGTGGCGCTCGATGACATCCCTGCGCCGGCCCGGGTGCAACTGCCGCCGCTCATGCGCGCCTACCTGCGCCTCGGTGCGCGAGTGTGTGGCGACCCGGCGGTCGACCCGGCCTTCGACGTCGGCGATTTCCCGACCGTGCTGGATCTCGAGTGTGCCAACCTCCGCTATCTCGACCGGCTCCGCGACACGGTCCTTCGGCTCGGCGGCGCGGCGTGA
- a CDS encoding lysophospholipid acyltransferase family protein, which translates to MTAAVSVRVPFADPRIESPGTGSPELDRSAGTVSAPGRTDVEVRHAWYPTSPCGSHCLDDAGPRAGRMLVVLRIARLLTTAVVIGFAGLMATVSPRLMRRVYLRWAARELLRAIGIRVVIDDRRPFPSRARGLIVANHISYLDILAIAVVQPAHFVAKSDVAAMPGIATLARRLGVICIDRGSLRALPTVITEAVAGLERDSSVAVFPEGTTWCGRAQGGFRPAFFQSALDAGVPVLPIGIAFSAAGIPTAEPGFIGDDGPLDTLARVLRMRSVAVHVILHEPQLPTGDRRMLAARCEQLIRSTPQVHGMPLRHRESNNIYDVGTPVRGVTPLFPGPEGAVACPTHSHPRRS; encoded by the coding sequence GTGACCGCGGCGGTCAGCGTTCGGGTCCCGTTCGCGGACCCGCGGATCGAATCACCCGGCACTGGATCACCCGAACTCGACCGGTCGGCCGGTACGGTGAGCGCCCCGGGGCGTACCGACGTCGAGGTGAGGCACGCGTGGTATCCGACGAGCCCCTGCGGGTCGCACTGTCTCGACGACGCGGGGCCGCGGGCCGGGCGGATGCTGGTGGTCCTGCGGATCGCCCGTCTGCTCACTACGGCTGTGGTGATCGGATTCGCGGGCCTGATGGCCACCGTGTCGCCCCGGCTGATGCGCCGTGTCTACCTGCGATGGGCGGCACGAGAACTTCTGCGCGCCATCGGAATCCGCGTCGTCATCGACGATCGTCGCCCGTTTCCGTCGCGCGCCCGCGGACTGATCGTCGCCAACCACATCTCCTATCTGGACATCCTGGCGATCGCGGTGGTGCAGCCCGCGCACTTCGTCGCGAAGTCCGATGTCGCCGCGATGCCCGGCATCGCGACGCTGGCACGGCGACTGGGCGTCATCTGCATCGACCGCGGCTCGTTGCGGGCACTGCCGACGGTGATCACCGAGGCCGTCGCCGGGCTCGAGCGGGATTCGTCGGTGGCGGTCTTTCCGGAGGGCACCACGTGGTGCGGCCGCGCGCAAGGCGGGTTCCGGCCGGCCTTCTTCCAGTCCGCCCTTGACGCAGGGGTCCCCGTCCTGCCCATCGGTATCGCCTTCAGTGCCGCCGGAATACCCACGGCCGAACCGGGTTTCATCGGCGACGACGGTCCGTTGGACACCCTTGCGCGGGTATTGCGGATGCGGTCCGTCGCGGTCCACGTCATCCTGCACGAACCGCAGTTGCCCACGGGCGACCGTCGGATGCTGGCCGCGCGCTGCGAACAGCTGATCCGATCGACGCCACAGGTGCACGGGATGCCTCTCCGGCACCGGGAATCAAACAACATATATGATGTCGGAACGCCTGTGCGTGGCGTGACACCGTTGTTTCCCGGGCCGGAAGGGGCCGTTGCATGTCCGACACACTCTCATCCTCGACGAAGCTGA
- a CDS encoding electron transfer flavoprotein subunit alpha/FixB family protein: MAEVLVLVEQDAEGALKKVTSELITAARALGAPSAVVVGAPGKADGIIDGLKEAGAEKIYVAESEDAATYLISPQVDVLASIAESASPAGILVAATADGKEIAGRLAVRLGSGVLADVIDVKEGGIGIHSIFGGAFTVEAQAKGDVPVFSVRPGGVEAAPQAGAGERVDVEVPAQAENAVKITKVEANVGGDRPELTEASIVVSGGRGVGSADKFSVVEELADSLGAAVGASRAAVDSGYYPGQFQVGQTGKTVSPQLYVALGISGAIQHRAGMQTSKTIVAVNKDEEAPIFEISDFGIVGDLFNVAPQLTEEVKKRK; this comes from the coding sequence ATGGCAGAAGTTCTCGTTCTGGTCGAGCAGGACGCCGAGGGCGCCCTGAAGAAGGTGACCAGCGAACTCATCACCGCCGCCCGCGCGTTGGGCGCTCCGTCGGCCGTCGTGGTCGGCGCGCCCGGCAAGGCCGACGGCATCATCGACGGTCTCAAGGAGGCCGGTGCGGAGAAGATCTACGTCGCCGAGTCCGAGGACGCCGCGACCTACCTGATCAGCCCGCAGGTCGACGTGCTCGCCTCGATCGCCGAGTCGGCGTCGCCGGCCGGCATCCTCGTGGCGGCGACCGCCGACGGCAAGGAGATCGCCGGGCGCCTCGCCGTGCGGCTGGGCTCGGGAGTCCTCGCCGACGTCATCGACGTCAAGGAGGGCGGCATCGGTATTCACTCGATCTTCGGTGGCGCGTTCACCGTGGAGGCCCAGGCCAAGGGTGATGTGCCGGTGTTCTCGGTCCGTCCGGGTGGTGTCGAGGCGGCTCCGCAGGCCGGTGCCGGCGAGCGCGTTGACGTCGAGGTTCCCGCACAGGCGGAGAACGCGGTGAAGATCACCAAGGTCGAGGCGAACGTCGGTGGCGATCGTCCGGAACTGACCGAGGCCTCGATCGTGGTCTCCGGTGGCCGCGGTGTCGGCAGTGCCGACAAGTTCTCGGTGGTCGAGGAACTCGCTGACTCGCTCGGTGCTGCTGTGGGTGCCTCGCGTGCCGCCGTCGACTCCGGTTACTACCCGGGCCAGTTCCAGGTCGGTCAGACCGGTAAGACGGTCTCGCCGCAGCTCTATGTCGCCCTGGGCATCTCCGGTGCCATCCAGCACCGTGCGGGTATGCAGACCTCGAAGACCATCGTCGCGGTCAACAAGGACGAAGAGGCCCCGATCTTCGAGATCTCGGACTTCGGCATTGTCGGCGACCTGTTCAACGTTGCCCCGCAGCTGACCGAAGAGGTCAAGAAGCGCAAGTAG